The Pontiella desulfatans sequence CCCGGGCTGACGGATGTGGATCGGTGCTCCGACTGGGATGTCGGTATTCCGATGGACGAGGAGCGGCTGGAGGACGAGGCGAACGAGGAATACTGGAACGCCTACAAGCAGACGCCGAAGGCCATCGTTTCGCTCAAGGCCGGGCGGGACATGTGGTCGAACCGCTTCGGCAACCTGACCGGGGTCCGGTGGGAAAATACAAAGATCAAAGGACCGACCCCGCAGGAGGCTTTCAGCGAGGGGTTCCGGCCGGCGGCCGCCGGATATGTTTTCGAGCCGGTGCGGGAGCAGGCGCTGGCATCGGTGGAAAATGCGATGGATTTTGGGCAGTTGTTCGTGGGGATGAGCTTTTTCCTGATCGTGGCGGCGCTGCTGCTGACGGGGCTGCTGTTTGTCTTCGGCATCCAGAACCGAGCGGAGGAGATGGGGATTCTGCTGGCGACGGGCTGGCGGCCGCGGCAGGTGCGCAATGCGGTGCTGGCCGAGGGCGGGATTGTGGCGCTGGTCGGTTCCGCGGCCGGGGCTGGGCTGGGGATCGGCTATACGAAGCTTTTGATTGCGGGGCTGTCGCGCTATTGGAGCGGGGCGATCGCGAATTCGGCGATTGAATATTTTGGGCGTGCGGGCACGGTGGCGACCGGAGCGGTGGCGAGTTTGGTCTGCGCGCTGGTGGCGATGTCGATTGCGGTATGGCGGCAGGCGAAGCATCCGGCGCGGGAGTTGTTGAGTGGCGATGCGGGATACGGGATGCGGGATGCGGGGTCTGGCCCGGACGGCAGCTCGACCTCTGTTTGGTTGGCCGTGCTTGGGCTGGCAGGCGCGATCGGGGTTTCTTTTTGGGCAGTGGTGGCGGATCGGCAGAGCGTGACGATGCCGTTTTTCGGTGCGGGGGCGCTGCTGCTGGTTTCGGGGGTGCTGGGTTGCGGGGAACTGCTCAAACGGACGGGCCGGCTGGAAAGCCTGCCCCACGTGGGGGCGCTGGCTTTGCGCAATGTGGCGAGAAGAAGAGGGCGCAGCTTGACGGTGGTGGGGCTGCTGGCATGCGGTACGTTTTTGGTGTTTGCGGTTTCGTCGATGAAGGAGGATGTGACGGCGCATGCGGGCGAGCGGTGGTCGGGCACGGGCGGTTTTGCGTGGTTTGGGGAATCGACGTTGCCGATCACGGACGAGGTGGGCGACGTTCGCCTGCGGGTGCGCGACGGCGATGATGCGAGCTGCCTGAACCTGAACCGGGCGCGGACGCCGCGCCTGCTGGGGGTTGATCCGGCGGCGATGTCGGTGCGGGGCGCGTTTTGTGCGGGGGAGGATGTTTGGCAGCTGCTGGATTGCGGGTTGCCGGACGGGATGGTTCCGGCGCTGGTGGGCGATGCGGATACGGCGATGTGGGGGCTGGAGGCCAAAACCGGGATCGAAAAGGGCGCTGTGCTGGACTATGTGGACGAAGCGGGCCATCCGTTCAAGGTGAAGTTGGTGGGGCAACTGCCGATGCGGCTTTCGGTTTTCCAGGGGGCGCTGCTGGTGGCGGAAAAGGATTTTACGGCGAAGTTTCCGGGGGAGGAGGGATACCGCATGTTCCTGTTCGATGGGGCCGGCGAGCCGCCTTCGGTACGAAAACACGAGCGGGCGGGGCTGGATGTGGTTCCGGCGACGGAGCGGTTGCTGGAGTTCTATGCGGTGGAGTCGACCTATCTGGCGATGTTCCTGGTGTTGGGAGCACTGGGGCTGGCGGTCGGCAGTCTGGGCATGGGGGTGGTGGTGTTGCGCAATGTGCAGGATCGGCGGGCGGAGACGGCGCTGCTGCAGGCGGTGGGCTACCGGAAGATGGTTTTACGCAAGCTGCTCTTCATGGAGCACGGGTTGCTGATGCTGGCTGGGTTGGCCGTCGGGATCGTTGCGGCGGCGGTCGCGATGGTTCCGGCGTTGTTCATCACCAAAACGCAGGCTTCGCCCGGCTTCTTGCTGGCGCTGCTGCTGTTCGTTGTGGCCTGCGGCGCGGCCTGCATGGCGCTGGCCATTGGCATGGCCATGAAGGGCGACACCCTACGCGGGCTCGGTAACGAGTGAGCCAACCAGCTCGAGGATTCCGGGGACATCGGCGTGGGTGACTTCGGAGAACCAGATTTTCTGCGGGTAGATCATGATGTTGGGGCCGGCATCGCACACGCCCAGGCAGCTGGACTCGGAGACGCGCACCACGGGTTTCCAGCCGCGCTTCTTGACCTCGTCCTTGAGGACATCCTTCAGTGCCGGGTTGTCGCCGTCGCCGCACGACTTTCGTTCGCCGCCGCGCGACTTGGTGCAGACGAACAGATGGGCTTGATAGGGGGTCGAGCTTTTTTTCATCGCATGGCTCCTAGGTTTACCAATATGCGAGCATGATGATAATCAATTGGAACGAATGAAAGCCAAATGCTTTGTGATTTACCGGGGAATTGACCGACTTGGTAAGCCGATCGGGCCGGTTGGCGCAAAACAATGTCTTCGCAGATGTTGAAGGTGGCTTTTCGCAATAGTGGGGAAAAACAGCGTTCCGGAACCGATGCGCTGAGCCTTCGCGAACTTGAAGTTTTCGAGCTGATTGGCCGCGGAAACTCCACCCGCGAAATCGCCGAGCAACTGAACCTGAGCGTAAAAACCATCGAGACCAACCGCGCGCACATCAAGGACAAGCTTCATTTGCGAAGCGGAACCGAACTGATGCTGCGCGCCATCCACGGGGTGGAAAACGAGTCGCTCCGCATTTCCTGGCAGATCGTCACCAAACCCCTGTAAACACGGTCTGTTCTTCCATTCACGGAAGGGCGGCCTGGTTTTTTTCTCCGTTGAACATTGGGGCAGAACCGATGTGGCATCGGGGATGCCCCGATGCTGCCGCTTCCGGATTCCCCCGGGGCGGACTCAGGGTTTAGTCCATGGATCTGTCAGCCGTTGCCCGTCTAGTGGGTTTCCCTGGCGGCGCGCAACCTAGCACCCTGTTCGGGAACGTCCTCGCTAAGAAGCCGTTGCCGGCAACGAAGAAATCACGCTCGAATGCAAGGGCGAATGGGGTGCTTAAAAGAGTTTGGCACGAAGGGTGCTTGATGGTGGTGGACGGTTAATGAAGGGTTTAAAAGGAGAAACCGATGACAACACATAAGTTGAAGTTCAGTACAGCATCCCTGTTGGGATTGATTGCATTTTTCGTAGACGGGCAGGTTTCGGTAAGGGCTCAAGACACCGCCGCAACGCAATCTGCCGGTGCCCAGATCATTGAGCCCGGTGAAGATGTGCAAACGGCCGAGTTTGTGACCATCAATGTGAAGGACGCCAATATTGCGGAAGTATTAAAGGCCTATTCGCTGCAAACCGGCCAGAGTATCGTGGTGGGTCCCGATGTGGTTTCGGAAAACGTCAATGTTCGCCTGAACAACATTCCCTGGGAAGACGCGCTCGACGTGATCCTCAAGCCCTACGGCTTCGGCTACCGGGTGGTGGGCGACACCATCGTGATCAGCAAGCTCGAAAACATTGTGACGGTGGAAGGCATTGAGCCGCTCGTTTCCAAGGTCTTCAATCTTAGTTTTGTCGATGCATACGACATCAAGTCCATTATCGAAGCGCAGCTGACGGTGCGCGGCAAGTTCACCATTCACGAAACCAAAAGCCTTCCGGGGTGGGAATTCGGTGGAGAAGGCAACAGCGGTGCTGCCGTCGAAGCCGGTGTTCGCTCCCGCAAGAAAAAAGAGGAAATCCAGAAGAGTAAAACCTTCGTGATCACCGATGTGCCGTCCGCCATCACCAAGATAGAAAACATTCTGGAGCAGCTCGATCTCATGCCGGAACAGGTATTGATCGAAGCCAAGTTCCTCGAAATCTCTACCGGTGGCCTGTCGGACATCGGCCTTGAATACATCGGCGCCCTCGAACAGGTTACCGATAGTGGCCTCGGCGCAGGCAACCTGACCCCCGCCCTGCTGGACGAGGATCTGCTGAAGGTGCTCAACCTCACCACCGGATTCCCCGATCCGATGAACACCAAGGCCGCCGGCGGCTATTCGCAGGATAGCGGCATCAACCTTTCGCACAGCGTGGTGGGCGACTGGGGCGCGCAGATGCTCTTCAACTTCATCGAGCAGGACGACGACGCCAACGTGCTCTCCGCCCCGCAGGTCATGACCATGAACAACCAGGAAGCCGCCATCCTCGTTGGCCAGAAATACCCGATCATCAAATCGGAAAACAATTCCGGCAGCGGCAGCACGGTGACCTCCACCAGTCTCGACTACTATGAAAACGTGGGCATCCAGCTCAACGTGATCCCGCAGGTTTGCGCGAACGACTATGTGAACATGATCGTGCACCCGGCGGTGAGCGAATTCACCGGCGACAGCGTGGCGGGCGTCGTGACCGCAGGCAGCAGCTCGCAGTCCGGCACCTCCTATCCGGTCATCCGCATCCGCGAGGCCGAAACCCAGGTCATGATCAAGAGCGCCAGCACCGCCATCATCGGCGGCCTGCAGAACGAGCGCGATACCGAAATCATCAAGAAGATCCCGTTCCTCGGCGACATCCCGTTCCTCGGCCGCCTGTTCCGCAGCGAACGGATCGAGAAGGAAAAGATCGACCTGCTGATCTTCATCAAGGCCACCGTGGTCGATAACGAAGCCTATGCCGCCGACTCCCTCTCCCGCCAGCAAACCCGCGAAGCCAGAATGGATCTCGAGTTGACCAGGAAGGCTGAAATCGAAGAGCAAGCCGCCATCGAAGTGGATGCCAAGACGGCTAAGGCAGACCAAGCGGAAAACGAGGAAATCCTTGCCCTCGTCCAGCAGATGGATGGTGGTGAGCAAACGAAAACGACCGAAACTTCCGAAGAGGGAATGTAGGACAACCAGACACGTAGCCGCTCTTTGGCAAAGGCAGAAGGATAGTACGGAATGATTACCGACCAACTCAGCGAAATGATGATCCGTAGCGGGCGCGTTGGCTCGTCGCAACTGGAGAAGGCCATGGCCATCCAGGAGAACTCCGGCCGCGTCCTGACGGATATCCTGATCGAGGAAAAACTGGCGTCGCCCTACGATATTGCCCAGACCTTCTCGGAGTTGTTGAACATCCCGTATCTCGAACTGGGGGAGGAGTTCCACCTCCAACGCGACGAGTTCGACATGATTCCCGAATCGATCGCCCGTCGCTATTGCCTCGTTCCCCTGACGAAGGAAGAGGGGGTTTCCATTACGCTCGTGATGAAGAACCCGCTCGACATGGACGCCGTCGATACCGTGCGTTCGTTGACCTCGCTGGAAGTCCACAAGGCGGTCAGCACCGAGGACAAGATCAACCAGATCATCGACAAATGCTACAAGGAGGAGGCCTATGTCGAGGCCGGCCTGCAGGATATCGTCGATGTGGAAGCGGCGGCGGACAACGCCGGTTTCGAAGCCGACATAGGCGATGTCGACCAGTTGCTGGTGCACGCCAACGACGCGCCGGTGGTTCGCTACGTTAACCTGTTGCTGATGGAGGCCGTGCGCGATGGCGCCTCGGACATCCATTTCGAGCCGGGCGAAAACAATTGCGCAGTCCGGATGCGGGTCGATGGTACGTTGCACCTGGTCACCCCGCCGCCGAAGTCGCTCTACCAGGCGATCGTGACGCGCATCAAGATTCTTTCGGAGATGGATATTGCGGAACGCCGCCTGCCGCTGGATGGCCGTTTCAAGTTCAAGTTTTCGGGCCGGGTGATCGATGTGCGTGTTTCATCCATGCCCCTGGTGTTTGGCGAAAAAGTCGTTATGCGAATTCTCGACAAGAAGAGCCTCGTTCTGGATCTCAAGGATATTGGCTTCGAAGGCCAAAAGCTCAAGCGCTTCCACGAAATCCTGGGCATGCCGAACGGTATCGTGCTGCTCACCGGCCCGACCGGCAGCGGTAAGACCACGACGCTCTACAGTGCGCTGGGCATTCTGAAAAGCCCGACGCGCAACGTGCAGACGGTCGAGGATCCGGTTGAATATTTAATGGAGGGCATCAACCAGATGCCGGTGCGCCCGAAGATCGGCCTCAACTTTGCCGAGTGCCTGCGCCACATCCTCCGCCAAGACCCGGATGCGGTCATGATCGGGGAAATCCGCGATGCGGAGACGGCCGAGATTGCCATGCGCGCCTCGCTCACGGGACACATTGTGCTCAGCACGCTGCATACGAACGATGCCACCTCCTCGTTCAGCCGCATGCGCGACATTGGCATTCCCTCCTATCTGACGGCGGCCACGATGCGCCTGATCATTGCCCAGCGGCTGGTGAAAACCATCTGCCCGAACTGCAAGGCGCCCTATCAGCCCGACGCGGGCGAGATGGAGTGGGTCAAGCCCGTCTATCCCGACGCAGAGAACTGGTCGTTCATGCATGGCGAAGGCTGCAACCAGTGCCGCAGGAGCGGCATGAAAGGACGACGCGCCATTTTCGAATTTCTCGAAGTCACTCCTGCGATCCGCGAACTGGTCCATGGGGAGGCCGACGACATGACGCTCCGCCGCAAGGCGATCGAAGGCGGAATGCAAACCTTGGCCCAAAACGCCTTCCAGCGGGTGCGCGAGGGCGATACCACGATTAGCGAAGCCATCAATAAATGCATGGCCGATTAAGGGGATCTTAACATGGCATCATTCAGCTACATTGCGAAAAACAAGGAAGGCCAGGAAGTCCGCTCTTCGCTCGAGGCGGCCACCCGGCTCGAGGCCCTGGAGGCCCTGCGCAAGAAGGGGCTGACGGTCGTCGATCTTTTTAACGTCGAAGATGCCCCCTCGTCGGCAAAGCCTGCCCTGGCCAAGGTCAAGACCGCGAAACCAGCCAAGGTGCCGCGCCAGTCCTTTTCGTTTGCATCGAAGGTCAAGATGACCGACCTCGCGGTGTTCTGCCGCCAGTTGGCCATCTCGGTCAACGCCGGCGTTCCGTTGCGCGATGCCATCGAGGGCATCGGCATGGAGCTTGAGCACCCGGTCCTGAAGCGGATCAGCATCGATATTGTGCAGCAGTTGCACGACGGACGCAGTTTTTCCGAGGCGATCGCGCGGCATCCGAAGGTGTTCAACGAAATGTTCCACGGGTTGGTCAAGGTGGCCGAGGAGTCGGGCAAGCTGCCCGGCACCCTGCGGCAGCTGGCCGACTATCTGGAAAAAGCCGACCGCCTGCGCCGGCGCATCAAGGCCATGGCGGCCTATCCCATTTTCATCGGTATCTTTTTCATCATCGTCTGCATGATCATGACGCTGTTCATCCTGCCGCAGTTCACCGACATTTTCGGGGGGCAGGGGGCCGAGTTGCCGGCGTTCACCAAGCTGGTGTTCGGGGTCAACGAATTCTTCGTGGACAATTTCCTGGTCATCGTCGTGGGCGTTGTGCTGTCGACGACGGCGTTTGTCCTCTATGGCCGCACACCGGCGGGGTCGTATCAAAAGGACAAGTTCAAGCTGGCCATGCCCTACGCCGGCGGCTGCCTGAAAAAATATATCCTGGCGCGCTTCTGCCGCAGCATGGCGATCATGGTGCACAGCGGGGTGCCCATTTCCAACGCACTCGAAATCTGCGCCGACGCCACCGGCAACCAGTTGCTCAAGCGCAACGTGCTGGGCGTACGCGAAATGATCATGACCGGCAACCGCATTGCATCCAGCCTGGAAAAATCGGGCATCTTCCCGGGGCTGATCGTGCGCATGGTGGCCGTGGGCGAGGATTCCGGGCAGCTGCCCGAGGTGCTCGACAATGTCTCCGATCTTTACGAAGACCAGGTGGAGGTTTCTGTTATGACCTCCATGGCGTTGTTCGAGCCGCTGGTCATTTGTGTCTTTGGCGCGTTCATCCTGATGCTGGTGTTGGCGATCTATTTGCCGATCTTCACCGTCTCGACGGGCATGCACTGAGGCCATGGAAGGAGGGTAGGGGTAAAGGCGACTGTTTTATGGACATAGTTGAATTCACAAGAAACGAAAGAGCGGGTTGGGGTACCCGTGGTTGTCAGGTAAAAAAAACTAACAAGGAATAACAAGGAGACCAAAAACATGAAGACCAAGAAAAACAAAAAGTCCGGTTTCACTCTGGTGGAACTGATGGTTGTGGCCATTATCGTCGCCATTCTGGCGGCGGTGGCCATCCCGCTGATGTCGGGTAACAAGGACCGTGCCATGGCGACCGAGGCCCAGACCGGCTGCAGCACCATTGCAACCGCGATGCGCATGCACTATGTCGAGCATGGCAACTTCACTGCCATTACCGATCCGGCAGATCTGGGTGGCATCAAGGCTGAAGCAGACCTTAATGGAACCTACTTCCTCGGAAACGGCTACACCATCACACCCGGTGCGGATGGAAACAACTACACCATTACGGCCGATGGCAGTGGCGACGCGGCTGGCATGCGCGTTACCATGGCGGTTGTCGATGGCAAAACCACCTGGACGTATGGTGAAACACCGGCTCCGTAAATAGGCAGCTCGAAATACGCGGGCGGCCGTGTGGCCGCCCCGTCCCTCTTTTTTAATTAGCAAGGAACAAAAAAATGGCGGCAGCGGAATCCATAACAAAACGTGAAAACATCGCCGGAATCAATATTGCGGATGGCGTGGTGAGCGTGGCGCGCATTGTGCGGCGCGGCCGGCACAAGATTGTGCTGACGCATGCCGGCTGGATGGAATATGCACCGGATGCCTCCGATGCCGAAATTGTTCAGGTGATCAAAAGGCTTTGGAAAACGACCCGCATGCCGACCCGGACGGTTTGCGCCGGACTCCATACCCGTTCGCTTTGCCTTAAATATTTCAAGTATCCGGATCTGGCCCCGCGCGAGCTGACCTCCGCGCTCTGCCTCGAGGCGGAGGAGTCGCTCCAGCTCCCGCCGGAGCAGATTGCCCTCGATTGGCACATCAACCGCCCCCGGAACGATCCCTACACCCAGCTGGGCGAGCAGCTCCATGGCATCTTGGTGGCGGTCGGTAAAAAGGAAGTCAACCGCCAGCTCAACCTGCTCAAGAGGGCCGGCCTGTATCCCGTCCTGATGGATGTCGGCAGCACCTCGCTCTGCAATCTCTTCCTGGCGCTGCGCGGGGAAAAGGTGAACAACGACAACGCCGTCTGCGTCGTCAACCTTTCGCGCTACAACGCGGATATCTCCATTCTGTACAACGACCACTACATCTATCCGCGCACCATCATTTCCCGGTCTGCCGAGTGGTCGACGAAGGTTCAGTATCTCATCGAAAACATTTCCGACGCGTTGCTCTACTACCATGTGAAGGTCGACAAGACCCCGGTCACCCAGTTGGTCTTGACCGGCTTCGTTCCGGATGATCCGCAGTTTGTTGCGCAGGTCCACGATACGATCGGCCTGCCCACCGAGGTGTGGAGCCCGCTGCGGGATGCAAACTTCCTGATTTCGCATAGTGTGAAGACCTCGAAAAAACATGATGTGATCTCCCCGCTGATGACCACCAGCCTGGGATTGGGACTGAGGAATACCTGAAATGAAGATTTCAGAATTTGGAAGTAAGAATGATGGGCGGGGAATTCCCCGCACCCCTTTTAGCGGAAAGCGTCGCAGACCCGCCATTCTGCATTCTGAATTCTTCATTCTTAATTTGAAAAGGATTTAACCATGGCTGTTGACTTTAAAATAAACCTGGCAAAGGATCTCACGAGTACCCCGGAGGAGCGCGCCCGTTTCTACAACGGCATGCTGGTCTATCTGGTGGTTTGCGCGGCGCTCATGGTGCTGGTGGCCTATCTGGCCAGTGTCAACATGCAGCAATTCCTGGCAAACCGCCAAGAGCGCATCCAGCTGTTGCGTACCGTTTCCTCGGTGTCGGATATCGACCAATCCGCCTTCCGCAATCCGGGCAAGGTGTATGCCGATCTCGAAACCCACGCCATGACGATTGCCGACCTGAAAAAGGCGCTTGGCCAGCGGGTTCTGCTGTTGCCTATCATGCACAATCTTTTCATCGATCTTCCCGAGGGGGTTTCGTTGCAGAGCCTTTCGGCCAACAAGAGTAAATTGGACTTCGGCCTTGTGATGCCTCCCCCGTCCGACTCGGCCGGGGATCCCGTGAAGCAACTGCGTTCAGCCTGGGAGGAGAATGAGGAGTTGATGAAGCGTGTGTCAACGATCCGTCCTGTAACAGGGGAGCGGAGGGTCATGGGAACCACGTCGGTTTTCTATGTGCAGTTTGAGTGTCTTTTGAATAAGTAGGTGGGTCATGGATATCGGTAAATTCAAATCAAGTCGGGGGCGGTTGACCCTTTGGGTCATGATCCCGCCACTCCTCATCGTGGGCGTGGGTTTAAGCACCTATGCCTTGCGGCTGCAGTCCGAGTGGCAGTTGAACCGCACGCAGGGCCTTTGCGAAGTGCTTCCGAAATTGATGGAGACGCAGCGGCAGACCCTGAGGGTGCTCGAAGATTTCCACAGTTCGAAAACCAAGCCCATCTCGTCGGAGGATGAGTTGATTTCCTTTGTGCAGGACGCGGCGCGCAAAGCGGAGTTCACCATCGATTCGCTGAAGGTTGAACGCCGCGCATCGGCGCAGAACGGCAACATGCCGGTGTTGCTTGCCAGTGTGAACGGCAATGGGGCGATTGATGCAATCCAAAGGTTTTTGGCCGATGTCTCCGTGTCGCAACATTTGCTCTCGGAGAGGTCTTTGCAGATTGCCAAGCAGGCCAACGGGCTGGATGACCAGATCTGCAAGGCGAATATTACCTTTGAGCTGGTTTTGTTCAAAGGTTTCAGGTCTGGCGCCGGAGGGAATGAATAATGGCTACCAAACTAAACCTCCCCGAAGTAGATTTTGTTGATGACTATCGCGAAGAAAGCACCCGCATCCCGCTAGTGATAACCCTGCTGTTGTTGCTGTTGACGGCGGCTCCGATGTCGTATTGGATTTTCCGGATCAATCAGGTTGGCACGGTTTCGACCGATGTTTCCAACTACGATGTGCTCGTCAATGCGGTGGCCAACAATGTCAAGACGGTCGATGCCATGCTGAACAACGATGCCGAAGCTCTTGCGGCCATCAACGCCAACTCGAAGAAGCAAGTGGTTACCTTGATCGTTCCGGAGGTGGTGATCGTCGAAGATCGAGGAATGGAACCGAAGGAGCAACGAGCGCTCGAGATCGAGCTGGAAGGCATCTACTGGAGTCCGGCCAATCCCTTGGTGGGCATCAACGGCGAAACCTATCGCATGGGCGATTCCATACAGGGCTACGAGATCGTGAGAATCGGTAAAACAGCGGTGCAGTTCCAGGGGGCGGACGGGAACATCGTTGTGATGGACATGTATGAAAACCTACTTAAGGCAGGAAAAAAATAAAGAAACGGCGGGGTGTCGCTTGCCGAAACCCTCCGTTCAATCCTGTTACTCTCTACCCTGCGAGCGGCGGACTTCTCAAAAAACAGAAATCTAACTGGTTGATGGACGGGCTTTTCCGCAGCCCCGCAAGTGTTGCCGTCGCCTTTCATGGGCACTGTTGTGGAAAAAAGGCGGTTCTGCTTTGAAGGGGGTTCCATCTTATCGGGACTGGGGCGGGGAATTCATGCGATGGCATGAATACTGCTTTTTTTATCCATGTGGCTGTAGAGGAGGTGCAGGCCATGGATTGCGCTCGCACCTTTGGCAGGACGTGAAGATGAAGAAGACACAAAAATCTGGATTTACGCTGATCGAAGTGATGGTTGCCTGCCTATTGCTGGTTGTCGTGTTGCTGGGTTCGGCTTCGGTCAGCTACCGGTCGGGCGCAGGAATCCAAGGGCATCAGGACCGGCGGGAGGCGACCATTGCGGCGAACATTATCCTGGAAAAATACTGGAACATGACCTACCCCGATTTGCAGGCCTTTGCCGGCACAAGCATATCCATTTCCAAACCGGTGAATGGGAAAACCCTGACCGGATCCGTCGATTTTGTTCAGGGTAGCGATTGCATCGAGATCGCCCTCGACCTGAAATTCAACAACGACTCGGATTCGATTCAATTCGCAACCAAACGCTACAAGTATGGATTAAGCAAGGCGAAGTTATGAGAGCACATTGCAAGCGCAGCGGTTTCTCCCTGGTTGAGATGATGGTCGCAATATTGGCCTCATCCATCCTTGCATTGACGGTGGGGAGCATTCTGTATTTTTCATGGATGGCTTGGATGCAGCACAACGATTCGGTCAGCATGCAGCGCGATGTTTCATTGACCATGAAACTGATTGCGGATGAAGTTCGTGAAACACCGATTGAGGATATTTCCGTAGGCGGTTCCCTGCAAGGTGCCCATGGAGCATTTGTGGTATCCGGCAACGACCTGGTCTACAAGGGAATCACGGTCATCGACGGATGGCTGACGGGATTCGAGTCGACCAAGACCACCACGAATGTGCTTGTTAAGGTGGCGCTTTCAACGGGCCAGGATAATAGTGTGTTCGAGGCCACCTTTTTCTCGAGGAACTAGTCATGAAAAATAGATCCAACAAGAGTGGCGGCGCATTGGTTGCGGTTATGGTGGTGATGGTGGCCATGGCTTTTCTCACGGCCGGGATGATGAAACTTTCGGACGTGAACGGGGTTGAATCGGTCTGCCTTGAACTGGGCGACCAGGCCTTTTGGGTGGCCGAAGCCGGCTTGCAGGAAGTGGTTCACAAACTGCGGAGCGACAGCGGTTATCGGGATTTGACCAGCGACGACCCCTCGTCTCCCGATTTTGTGACGAACAGCTTTGGGCAGGGGGGGTGCAGTGTTTATTTCTGGGCGACCGATTCGAGCCGGACAAACTTCATCGTCCAGTCGCAGGGAAGTGTGCGCGGGATGCAACGCAAGGTGGCTGTTGATGTAACCATGACGGATCTGGGCCCGTTCACCCTGTTGGGATTGGGTGGTAAGCTGCGACTGGATGGCCAGAAATCGGGGGCTCCTTCCATCTATGGGGATATCTACCAGGATGGTGCCGTCGATATTGCGGACGACAGCGGGATTAATGGAAACGTCTATTCCACCGCCGAAGGATATGAAG is a genomic window containing:
- a CDS encoding type II secretion system F family protein, whose amino-acid sequence is MASFSYIAKNKEGQEVRSSLEAATRLEALEALRKKGLTVVDLFNVEDAPSSAKPALAKVKTAKPAKVPRQSFSFASKVKMTDLAVFCRQLAISVNAGVPLRDAIEGIGMELEHPVLKRISIDIVQQLHDGRSFSEAIARHPKVFNEMFHGLVKVAEESGKLPGTLRQLADYLEKADRLRRRIKAMAAYPIFIGIFFIIVCMIMTLFILPQFTDIFGGQGAELPAFTKLVFGVNEFFVDNFLVIVVGVVLSTTAFVLYGRTPAGSYQKDKFKLAMPYAGGCLKKYILARFCRSMAIMVHSGVPISNALEICADATGNQLLKRNVLGVREMIMTGNRIASSLEKSGIFPGLIVRMVAVGEDSGQLPEVLDNVSDLYEDQVEVSVMTSMALFEPLVICVFGAFILMLVLAIYLPIFTVSTGMH
- a CDS encoding type IV pilin protein, which gives rise to MKTKKNKKSGFTLVELMVVAIIVAILAAVAIPLMSGNKDRAMATEAQTGCSTIATAMRMHYVEHGNFTAITDPADLGGIKAEADLNGTYFLGNGYTITPGADGNNYTITADGSGDAAGMRVTMAVVDGKTTWTYGETPAP
- the pilM gene encoding type IV pilus biogenesis protein PilM — protein: MAAAESITKRENIAGINIADGVVSVARIVRRGRHKIVLTHAGWMEYAPDASDAEIVQVIKRLWKTTRMPTRTVCAGLHTRSLCLKYFKYPDLAPRELTSALCLEAEESLQLPPEQIALDWHINRPRNDPYTQLGEQLHGILVAVGKKEVNRQLNLLKRAGLYPVLMDVGSTSLCNLFLALRGEKVNNDNAVCVVNLSRYNADISILYNDHYIYPRTIISRSAEWSTKVQYLIENISDALLYYHVKVDKTPVTQLVLTGFVPDDPQFVAQVHDTIGLPTEVWSPLRDANFLISHSVKTSKKHDVISPLMTTSLGLGLRNT
- a CDS encoding prepilin-type N-terminal cleavage/methylation domain-containing protein, whose protein sequence is MKKTQKSGFTLIEVMVACLLLVVVLLGSASVSYRSGAGIQGHQDRREATIAANIILEKYWNMTYPDLQAFAGTSISISKPVNGKTLTGSVDFVQGSDCIEIALDLKFNNDSDSIQFATKRYKYGLSKAKL
- a CDS encoding PilW family protein; this encodes MRAHCKRSGFSLVEMMVAILASSILALTVGSILYFSWMAWMQHNDSVSMQRDVSLTMKLIADEVRETPIEDISVGGSLQGAHGAFVVSGNDLVYKGITVIDGWLTGFESTKTTTNVLVKVALSTGQDNSVFEATFFSRN